The DNA segment TTTCTCCATAAATATGTTTAACGTGGTTATGTCTCTGTGAACTACAGGGGGCACTACTGAGAAGTGCAAATATTCGATGGCCATGGCCGTTTGAACAGCGATATCTATTCTTGCATTCCATGTTAAGGCCCCTTCTTTGTACATACTCCTCTTTCCATGAAGATGTTCAGCTAGAGTGCCATTAGGTACATAATCATATACCAGGATTAGGCCTCTTGGATCACTGCAATACCCATGAAGTTTAACCAAATTTGGATGTTTAATCGATGACAATATCAAAATCTCATTGCAAAATGACTTTGTGGTGAACCCTTTAGCTCCACCGGCTGCGGCCGAGTTTTGCTTGTGGAGGTGCTTTACGGCCACTAATCTACCATCTTGGAGCCGCCCTAAGTATACTGAACCGAATCCTCCATCTCCAATTTTCCGTTTTGGGTCTAAACGATTGGTGGCGGAGTCGAGTTCTTCGTAGGTGAATACAGGCGGAAGTAAACTGGCGGAGCGGTGCCGGCGAAGGAAAATAATGGTGGGATCTTCTTCTGCATTCTTTAGAGCTTTGCTTCTCAACCAGAAAGTCACAATGATCACTGAGAGAGCAATCAATgaacaaataaacaagaaaattatgGACAACATGCCAATCCTTTTCGGGCTTTGCTGCTTGGTTGTTATTTGAGAAGGAAAACAAATGAATGGTTTCTTAGGATCGGATGAGTTAAACCCACAGATTCCATTCCGGAGTCTGCACGATTTGCATCTCCCAAAGTAAGAATCTCCATCTTCGTCCCACTCTATTTCAATCCCTAATTCCAATATACTGTCCAGAACTCCAAGAACATCGACTTGGCATTCCGGTTGAAAGTCTTCGCGGTGGTTGCCGGAGAAGCCGCCGCAGTCTCGCATAAGATACAAAGGATCTTTAATAAGCTTGCATTCCCATGAACACTGGCTGCAGTTGGGTAGATTTGGAGGCGGGCATGGTTTCAGAACGGAAAGTCGGGAGCACGAGGAATCCGAGACCCGAAATATTGACCCGGAAAGTGAAATGGATCTATTGAGAGTGGAAATTATTCGGGGGGAAGAGCAACTATTGAGGTGGAGTTTGGGCAGCAGGAGTGGATTGGGGGAGATGGTGAGAGAGGTCGAGTTGGGCTCAAAATGGAGGAGTGAAAACGACAGTTTGTTGATTGAAATGGTGGCGCGTGAGGGTGGTGAGCAAGAGACTTGGAAAGAAGGGTGGCCACAGCCTGCGGAGAATGAGAACGGAAACGGCGGCGCAGAGGTGAAAGGTGGGCACAAGGTATGGGTTTTGGGTGGCAGGGTGGAGCAATGTTGGGATGTTGCTACGGTGGTCAAGAATGGAAGGAATGCTACAAGAAAGATGAAAGTGGTGGGCTTGGTTGCGGAGGAAGCCGACGAAGGTGGCGGCATGAGGAAATGAAAGATCCAAACTTTACTGTACTACTCGGGACTTGCGGTAGACAAGAAGATGAGGTCATGATTCATTACTTttctttataaatttatatttatatcttaGGGAAATAAAACctaattaaaatcatttttcccAAAGAAATATGTGTAtccatgatttatttatattttttcctcTATGTTCatacataattttatatttatatttccattttctttatacttttctttataaatttatatttatatcttagaaaaatatatgtatctatGATTTGAGCTCGCTCTGACGGATGTTTCCGTTGTTGGTAGTGTTTTCGCGTAACATCTTATGGTTTCAACGCCTTTACGAAGTAATGATGAGTTTCTCGAGTTGCATAAATCATTGATTTTCATAGTCAATTGTATTGCCATATTATACttttatacataaatatatataactcaTTGAGTGTTCTTATTTTTCTAGGTACATAACTACAACATAATAGACACACATTACAACTCCAATTTTCAAATCTATAAGTggcttttttttatattttttgggaAAAGAACTATCTTGATTCTTTTATGTATACgataaattacaaatttttcggaatatgtaataaatttttaatgttatattatataataaattcagTTATGTAGCATTTtcatgtaatataatataatataatataaaatataattaaatggtaTAGCTGGATTTATGAAGATATAATTTAGGACTTTCGGGTCTCGAGGGTTTAAAAAGGTGGGGACTCACGTGAAGAGAAGGGGGTGAGGACAAAAAACCAAGTGGCCATGTGTGTGGACATTTGAAACTTCTTGGTCAACTTCTCCGTACATTACACCACGATTGATGCtagttttccaaaaaaaaaaaaaaaaaaaaattgtttttttatacaCATTTTAAGtttggaaaaataaatatgatagatatatttttttaaaaaaaatacaggtTTATAGTTTCAAGTCGCAGATAAAATTAATCATCGTCGAGCTAGATAATTCATGTATCCATTCATTTGTAAGTATCAACAATACATAAactattagaaataataattttaatacaattaaaaaaattgacggGTTGACTCGTCTATCCAAATCTGAATTGATGaccttaattatttatttgcattaggtttagggtaggaaaaaatatcgaattttcggtataccgatatTACCGTATCGAAAAAATGCTGAATTTACccaattttcggtataccgaagatttcggtacggtacggtaacgATACCGAATTTTTCGCTACGGTAATGGTATGCAATTTGAAactttcggtatataccgaaataccgaaaaaaatatacgaaaattttaaaatatataatattttaaaataataaatttataaaaaatttaaaatgtaaggtttttttcggtataaaacggtatatgCCGATACCGTAACGAAATCTCGATATACCGTACAATTTCGATATAATCAATATGCTAGTNtcgaaataccgaaaaaaatatacaaaaattttaaaatatataatattttaaaataataaatttataaaaaatttaaaatgtaaggtttttttcggtataaaacggtatatgCCGATACCGTAACGAAATCTCGATATACCGTACAATTTCGATATAATCAatatgctagttatatgtatCGAAAATCTATTATGATTTATAACAGtctaaattatattttacaagGTACAATAATTGCAAAACTTTTAAGTTTCCTGTCAGTCATAGGTAAATTAAATGGATTCGATACAATCAATCATTCAACAATCGGAATCATAAATGAAATGGAATCTAACTAGAAGTGATATACCTTATTGTATCGAAAATCTTATACCGtatatcgtatcgaaaattacgatataaaaaaaatacataccGATACTGATAAAAGGAATTTGTAAGAGTTCATATCGAGTCCAATTTGTATTGAATTCAGTCATCTTGTTTACATGAGAAAATaagataatataaatttttacatatattattttattatatttattttgattgtgTGCTTACGTAAATAAAAATAGTCatctataattaaaaaaaatcatatataacaCTCCTCTTAAATGATTCACAAcagattattttcaaaatcaatgaTTTTTATAGTTTATTGGAGGCAAATAAATCAACTAAATCAAGATatttataatcataaaattgatatgCATATCTTCTATTTTAATCAATATTGTTTAGATTATATAAAATAGATTATTTTATGTCATCAGAATACTCAGGTGAATAAACGCataccaaaattttttaaaatttaattgaatCTATTAATTCaccataaaaattcaaaacaagtTAGTGCAGTAAACAAGAAAGCCgaaaaataaaccaaaataaattaatttaaaaactaaataaataaaatgactcAAAATCATTATAAATCAACCAACTGACATAGACAATGATATCAATTCATTGTGtttaacattattttatttttttcgattGATGAAGTTGCAGTCTCATTGCGcgcattcaaattttttattcaatatcATATGTATAGTTTATCGTTGAACATCAAGTCCATATTCATCGTAAATAATGACAAATAATAAATCATGATTCTTCAAAAGCATTAACAACACATATATGATTTGCATCGATTAAGTAAATATCCTTTGATAAATATCAAATCCTTGAGAATTTTCTTTAGTAATATTGATAATTTTATATcttatatcaatttttaaaaagaaattgcAATGAATTTATCTATTCGTAAGATcttcaaaaatcattttaccattaaatcaatatttttcaaaaatattgctaaatcttgaatattatattaatattattcatGAATATCAACAAATATTGCATCTTTTGATCAatatttctttataaatattatacaattttgatattaGATTTATATATTTCAAGCATATTTGTAGATAATAAATCTCATATCATATCCTCAATATATTAGATCTTATATCAAATCTTAAACATTAATCTCTATAGATTCTCGATATATTTGATCTTATTTCAGAACTTAATCATAAATCTCTCtcaattttatcaaatatttatcatGATTTTCTTCAGATTttcaatataaaatcatgttgtgCTATTTTAGAGTCAAACCATCGAAATCATGATACTTTTTGAGCAccaataattatatttcttcTACTTCTAAAGCatcgaaaaaaaaaactgaatttgTCTCCtactatatatttattttataagtaaatataaatattaaaatcgtaaaacatATAGACGTACACTCACATGAATTTGTCTATACTAAATCGTTCttgattactttttttttattacttttttgTTTTCACTCCACATGTTCCTATGAAATTTATGTGAAATCATAGACAAAGCCACTCACGTATAGCTAAAGATACAAAGCATCTACTATCACATCAATCATTCATAACTTGAAATACATGTGACTGAATATTTCGAGAAagcaaaaatttttgtgagacgatctcaaaggtcgtattttgtgagacggatctcttatttgggtcatccatgaaaaagtattactttttggcaaaaacttgtgtgagacggtctcacgggtcgtatttgtgagactgatttcttatttgggtcatccatgaaaaagtattactttttatgctaaaagtattactttttattgtgaatatgggtagggttgacccgtctcacagattaagatccgtgagacggtctcacatgaaaccaactcttattttttatgctaaaattattactttttattgtgaatatcggtagagttgactcgtctcacagataaaaattcgtgagatcgtctcacaagaaacctattctttccaaaaaatatataGCATTAATGGGAACGTTTCCCTTTCATAGAAACAAACAATTTCTCACGTGATCTCCTACtattaatttaagaaaaatCATGATGTGAATAATTTAAGGTTTAAAATAAGTTAAAAGGGGCTTTTAATTCTTGAATTGTGGTCATTGGGCCAAAAATCAACATTTACACAACTCAGTAGTTTGGGGGCTAATCTAATTTGAGTTGATTAATTGTGTGGCCCTCATCAAATCCATGGTCATTCCAAGTCACAATATACACCCATGGATTCGTATCAGTTATCCAATTCCCTAGTTGGGTTCTTATCTTTTACTCTTGAAATGATtccaaaaaagaagaagaaggatTTGTGGTTATACTTCACTGTATTGCATGAGAGTACTACCATTTGGCGATAAAATATTGATTGATTACTCGTACTTGCTTTGTTCAGTGCTTCACTaatgtttttcaaataattaatgtCATGCATTGTTATCTTATccaaatatattgatttgtCATCTTATATTATTCATTCTTCATCATCTCATGCATAAACTAAACGGTGCTTTGATTGTCGTCATGAGGAACCGGATCCATAGCCGGTCACAAACTCATCCCATAAACTTTTGTGTGTGCATGTGTCTAGACTGATGAGGAGTccttgtgtgtgtttgtgtgatGTGTGCGTGAATTATGAGGGTTTTGGTGAGAGTTTGTTcgctttatattttaattaaaacacatagtATAAGTTTAGGCTCATTAACATAGTATATTTGACCCATTAAGCCCAATaggtaatatttaatataatttgtttaagaaagttt comes from the Primulina huaijiensis isolate GDHJ02 unplaced genomic scaffold, ASM1229523v2 scaffold19385, whole genome shotgun sequence genome and includes:
- the LOC140965997 gene encoding LEAF RUST 10 DISEASE-RESISTANCEUS RECEPTOR-LIKE PROTEIN KINASE-like 1.5; the protein is MPPPSSASSATKPTTFIFLVAFLPFLTTVATSQHCSTLPPKTHTLCPPFTSAPPFPFSFSAGCGHPSFQVSCSPPSRATISINKLSFSLLHFEPNSTSLTISPNPLLLPKLHLNSCSSPRIISTLNRSISLSGSIFRVSDSSCSRLSVLKPCPPPNLPNCSQCSWECKLIKDPLYLMRDCGGFSGNHREDFQPECQVDVLGVLDSILELGIEIEWDEDGDSYFGRCKSCRLRNGICGFNSSDPKKPFICFPSQITTKQQSPKRIGMLSIIFLFICSLIALSVIIVTFWLRSKALKNAEEDPTIIFLRRHRSASLLPPVFTYEELDSATNRLDPKRKIGDGGFGSVYLGRLQDGRLVAVKHLHKQNSAAAGGAKGFTTKSFCNEILILSSIKHPNLVKLHGYCSDPRGLILVYDYVPNGTLAEHLHGKRSMYKEGALTWNARIDIAVQTAMAIEYLHFSVVPPVVHRDITTLNIFMEKDLRVKLGDFGLSRLLICSETTVSLNDSSEGVWTGPQGTPGYLDPDYYRSFRLNEKSDIYSFGVVLLELITGMRAVDEKREKREMTLVDMAVPRIQMGLLHQVVDPVLVVDGEAMEGVNSVAELAFRCVAADKDDRPDARDVAAELRRIKGRGRGSGGGGVLKGSNSSNVVVPDEFGGLMV